In Methanocaldococcus sp. FS406-22, the genomic stretch GAGGGGATTGCAAAAAACTTGGTTGATTATGGAGTTGATGAAGTTACATTCTCAGTTTTTTCAACAAATCCAAAGCTTAGAAAGGAATGGATGAATGATAAAAATGCTGAAACTGCTTTAAAATGCCTAAGATATTTTTGTGAGCATTGTGAGGTTCATTGTGCAATAATTGTTATTCCAGGGGTTAATGATGGTGAAGAATTAAAGAAGACAGTTTCTGATTTAGTTGATTGGGGGGCTAAGGCAGTTATATTAATGAGATTTGCAAATAGTGAAGAACAGGGATTAATTTTAGGAAATGCTCCCTTAATTGAAGGTTTGAGAACACATACAATTGAGGAATTTAAAAATATTGTTGATGAAATCCATAATGAGTTTGGGGATTATATTAGGGTTACTGGCACTCCTTTACACGACCCAGTAGCTGGAACCCCATTTGCATTAGCTAAAGAAGAAAATAAAGGTATTTTAGAGAGATTAAAAGATAAAATAAATGGAGAGGCAACAATAATTACTGGAAATGTAGCATATCCATTTTTAAAAAAGATTTTTGATGAAACATCTGTAAATGTTGTTAAAGTTGATAAGGATATTGCCGATTTAATAACAGCTAAAGATTTAGAAAAATTGGATTTAAAGGATGTTAAAGAAACTGTCTTTATCCCACCAAAGGCTTTTGTGCATGATAGGGTTGCTGAAGAGATTTTACGAAGGGATGGAGTAGATAGAATAGTTGTTAGAGGAGTTGAGCAATTAACATTAGATGGAGAGGTTAGTGGAATCTATACAAAAGAAGAAGCATTAAAATTTGAAATTGAAGCATTTGAAGAATTAATTGGCATGATTAATTTCTTTGGAATGAAAAAACAATAAAATATTATTAAATATTATTTTACTCATTTAATTGTTTTTGCAATA encodes the following:
- the mmp10 gene encoding methyl coenzyme M reductase-arginine methyltransferase Mmp10 (Mmp10 (methanogenesis marker protein 10) is a cobalamin-requiring radical SAM methyltransferase that creates the methylarginine modification to methyl coenzyme M reductase.) — its product is MKEANLLIDLRGEPGINCNGFCKFCYFRKVDKQNPQPFGCRYCQFTVGCDYCTYSVREINGDFIPLPFALMELQSSLLFKRYSKVNLTAGGDVSCYPQLEELCKAISNIGLKIHLGYTSGKGFNKEGIAKNLVDYGVDEVTFSVFSTNPKLRKEWMNDKNAETALKCLRYFCEHCEVHCAIIVIPGVNDGEELKKTVSDLVDWGAKAVILMRFANSEEQGLILGNAPLIEGLRTHTIEEFKNIVDEIHNEFGDYIRVTGTPLHDPVAGTPFALAKEENKGILERLKDKINGEATIITGNVAYPFLKKIFDETSVNVVKVDKDIADLITAKDLEKLDLKDVKETVFIPPKAFVHDRVAEEILRRDGVDRIVVRGVEQLTLDGEVSGIYTKEEALKFEIEAFEELIGMINFFGMKKQ